In Panacibacter ginsenosidivorans, the following proteins share a genomic window:
- a CDS encoding (2Fe-2S)-binding protein, with protein MSIQIHVKVNGVNYNHDVEPRLLLVHYLRDVLRLTGTHVGCDTSSCGACTIHINGKATKSCTMLAVQAEGCDITTIEGLANNGELHPLQEGFKESHGLQCGFCTPGMIMTSADLLQHNDQPTEEEIRVALEGNFCRCTGYHNIVKSVQYAADKIHAAQKNKKEAVV; from the coding sequence ATGAGCATACAAATTCATGTTAAGGTCAATGGAGTGAATTACAATCACGATGTTGAACCACGATTGCTATTGGTGCATTACCTGCGTGATGTGCTGCGGCTTACGGGCACACATGTGGGCTGCGACACCAGTAGTTGCGGGGCATGCACCATTCATATAAATGGTAAAGCCACCAAGAGTTGTACCATGCTGGCTGTACAGGCAGAGGGCTGCGATATTACCACAATTGAAGGGCTTGCCAATAACGGCGAATTACATCCTTTGCAGGAAGGATTTAAAGAGTCTCACGGTCTGCAATGTGGTTTCTGTACGCCGGGTATGATCATGACTTCAGCAGATTTGCTGCAACACAATGATCAACCAACCGAAGAAGAAATACGTGTAGCACTGGAAGGTAATTTCTGCCGCTGTACAGGCTACCACAACATTGTAAAGTCTGTGCAATATGCTGCTGATAAAATACATGCAGCTCAAAAAAATAAAAAGGAGGCTGTTGTATGA